AGATGCGTCAACCAATGGCGCGCCGAATAAAATGCCAGGAACCACGCAGCGACGTCGATGTCTGTGTAGTCTTGTCCCGTGTGTTGCTTCGTTGGAAACCACGCAGCGGCTTTGACAAAAGTTCCCTCATACAGCTCTCGCTGAAAAAAGGTTGGAAATAAAAAGCTTTGGAAGTCGAATCTTTAGTTTCGTATTCCGTGACAGTATGAAATAAATCGGTaggcgctacactcttaaaaatgaacttcaccgcatagcacgctcctagccaaccatcatcccgaatgacaacgttctcgcccctgatttgctgaaaacgggaggaggagcctattttgtgccgtgcataatggcacaaaataggctcctcctcccgtttccagcaaatcaggggcgagaacgttgtcattcgggatgatggttggctaggagcgtgctatgccgtgaaattcatttttaagagtgtacgcctacGCGCCGACAACTCTGAATAAAAACAAGCCTTTTGTTTGAGGCGAACATCACACAGGCCTTATTAGTTTTTGGATAAAACGTGTAGCCTATATTAAAAACGAATGTTTTCATTAACACGCGATGACGGAACGCTGACGAGACAGATACCACAAAACGCTGAATCATTCGAACTACTACACAAAGGTTGTGTATGCGTGCTGTTTCAGCTTTGCATCAACCCCGGAATTCCATCCCGGGATTAGTCGGGAAAAATCCCGAAATCGCGGGACTGTAGAAGTGGCCCGGGATTCCCAACCCTAGttacgcacgcacgcacacgccCGCCCGCGCGCACTTACTCACTCAACATACTAGCTTtttaggaacaacaacaacaacaacaacagataaattgatgatgaatggggaaacaTAGGAACATTATGCCATCCATGAGCTAAACGCACAGCAGCCCAGCATATGGCACGATTGCACAGTCACTCGAGCTGGCGGGTTCGATCCCAGCCGAGGATGGTAGCAAATCGCGGAAGGCAAactagtaaaaaaagaaaaagaaaaaaaaaacgcaagtgTAAGGTGGACTCACATTAAGAAACGTTACCTAGTGACGCGGTTATCCGCAGTTTATTGGCGCTGGTTTCGAAACCTCGAGTTTCCATCTAAAAAATCAGGTGTCACGCGCTGTTATGTGCTCGGGTTCGTGGATGCAACCGCGCACACCTTTAGTATGGCCGACGATTATGCACTCATACAGGAAGCGGCACTGTGGCATATCAACTACCTAACGATCGAGATGTGGTCGAAAGGATCGGAATAAGTAAGCCACCTTCAATGTGAACCTACAGAATGAGTGAAAGTAACACAAGGTCTCCGGCATCTGTTCTTGTCTTAATATACCATAAGGGAGGGGCGCGTGTGTGACCCACTTCCTCTCTGTTGCCCATAAGTCATTTCACGTTTTTTACGGCAGTGACACGGCCGTGCCTGGAGGATTAGTGCATGGGCGGCCAATTAAGTTACCGTCGGACGATTTCTTGGTCCAAACGGCGCTAACGAAGTGCTCTACCTGCGCGCCGTCCAAGGATTGATCGAAGGACGGAATATTCGGGAGCTTCCGACAGAGCACGACGAGCGCTTAGGAGATGTTCGTGTAAAGAGGGGAATTAGGCTTTCCTCGGAGTTCTGCACTTCAGGCGTCTTTGTGACATCTTTGGATGGGAAAGCTGCCTTTTGAAGTCTGCACAGGCTAGCACGGACGCGTTTGTAGCACTGTTACTCTGGTGCCGGAAGATCTATAACGAATTGCTGCCCGGATTTCTATAAGCTGGCGTTCCGTATTTTGATGGTTTAGATCTTCCGTCAACCCCGCGTGTGAAcgaggcggatgaacacgtaattgGCACCCGGACAGCTGAGCGAATGGGCACATTGATACGGGCACAGTACACTGGGATGGAAAACAAAATAATTTATTCTGAGACAGAATATAACAAAGCACATACAGGCCCCAGTAAAGATGGCATGGGGTGCGTACGTGAAGTCTTGCGTTCTTTCGTGAGACTTGAACGATCAGGGCTCACACGCTCATGGCACAAACACTCTTGCGCTGAAAGGAAAGCAAAAATGTGCTTCAGCAACAGCTTGTCTTGTTTTAAagaaagatatgtactgtagagGGAAATGTAGGATGACCCACAAGTAACTTTTAATCCTCGCTTTCAGAATCAAAACGAATAATGATAAAATTGGCAGCTGGGGGTTGAAACGTACGCTCTGCCCTAGGTTTCTAAAGAACTGGTTGATGTAATCGAGAGAAAATGGCTTTCAGCACCAAAACATTCAACATTCAAAACAATCCAAATTCAATTTCAACATTCAAAAGAAGATTGATATTATTATCTAGATGATGAATGACCCCCTCACGGCAAAGGCTTTGAGTTCGCCTGGTAAGACTGTGGCTATTAGAAATGTCATAAGTGACCGAAGAGCCCAGCGCCGATGTGCAGGGTTGCGCCAAGCACCAACATCCGATTTTTTGAACGCGTTCCGTCATTCAAATGATGGAACGCTGACGCCATGGAATCCCCTCGCGGAGTCGGGTAACTCATGCTCTACATTTTATATTTCATGGGTTTATCTCGTGGGTTCACCTCACGTGGTTTTGGTGGGCGAGATTATATGAATATACTCACATTTCACTCTGTGCACGCATACTTCTTAACCGTAGACCTTGGCGGCGCCGTAGCCAAGACCGTGGCCGTAGAGGCCGTGGCCGTAGCCGAGACCATAGCCGCCGTAGAGACCGTGGCCATATCCAGCATAGCCAAGTCCGGCAGCATAGCCAAGTCCGGCACCATAGCCATATCCAGCGTAGCCCAGACCATAGGCTGGGGCAGCGACCTTAGCGACAGCTGGGGCAGCCACGGCAACAGCCCTGTGTGCAACAACTGGGGCGCCGAAGGTATCCTGACGGTAGGTGTAGGAACGGGCAACTGGGACGGCAGCGACCTTAGCGACAGCTGGGGCAGCGGCGACGACAGCACCGTGGCCGTAGCCAAGACCGTAGCCATAACCAGCACCGTAACCATAGCCAAGGCCGTGCGCAACACCATAGCCGAGGCCGACACCGTGGGCGACGCCGTAGCCGAGACCACCGTAGCCGTAGCCGAGACCGCCGTAGACGGCTCCGGCGTACGCCGAGTAGGCGGTAGCCAGGAGGGTGACGAGGGTTAGCTGAAAACGGAAAAGTTAGTTCGTTTAAGCTTAATAGTAATGATTGGACaatcatagatcgagaagttacccgtcaaaacgAACTcattacgagttaagttaccgcgcgaaaaatgtaactaagttaataacgaagttcttcagcctgaaatgtaactcgcagttacggagttacttaaaaaaagaacgagttacttcggacacaaaatggcACTACACAgctgcagcgcgcgtgagcagttcaGTTAGAcatcggcaatccagaagatgtgggttcgagtcctacagctagctaaccttttcagtgactttcatctttcatcgttagacATTGAGTTCCCTGCGGAAGAGTAGAACACGCCTAGATCAttttcatttatgtccaacaacTCGAAcgttttgcatcttactccctgtgggcgcacaatgactcagcttcatttcaatggcagcggttcttcccgaatagaatactgtcattgattgaatatcacgttttatggcatagaatgccatggaagaaccggagagaaagcaacaaaatatgtggatgtgagtgaaaagcaAGGTAAaaataacttggaacttaagttactttggcaaagttacctgaaaaaggaatgagttgctctgaaagttaccacggcggaAAAGtgccgagttaagttacaagttaccaaaaaaaggaacttagttacagtgacgagttacctcgaactatGTGGACAACATCGCAAGCCGGAACGTATTCACACCATAAAAAAAGCTACTATCGACAGACAGACTCGGTCTTTTTTGCCCTTCGTTATAACTACGGTTTCCCAGCTTATTTTTTGCCACATTCGGAGTGCGTTTTTCGGAGATTATTGTTTTGCTGAGGATTCAGTGTTTCGCCTCGTTTATTTTTCTCAACGGAGTTGACATCTGAAACTCGGAGAAAAAGGTGCGACTACCAAACGACATACTCGCAAAAAGAATGAGAAGCTGTCCAGCAAAAACGTGTCCTGTTATGCGGCAGAACATGCAGGCAACGGCATCTGCACCGCGATACCTGAACACCTCGAAATTTGAATATTATTTAATACAGGGCCGCTCTCGCTTGCGTCCATCTTGCTGTCTGTGTTGCAACACCTAACTGTGCTTTCCGGAAGACAGTTTGTATGTCACCTGTGCTTCCTTGTCCACTTTGAGGAGGAAGGACTCACAGAAAAAAGCGCACCGCTTGACGCTGCATGGTCGTTTTCCAAGTAAACATGTGAAATGGCCAAAATTACCTCAAAATGATCTCatgcactctaaatcgtttcacacctttaaaggtgtaaaataggtgtattaacaaagatcacacccctttcacgcccaacaactttgttttggaagttcctgagggtgtaacgaTGGTGTAATAccccctcaggtgaaatatggtgatcagTGTATCGCCtgggtgtaggaagggagtgtgtttattttcgttcaggtgaacaaaagtaaatgtaTACAACAACAAGGTACGGGAAGTTACATTATAAAAGTGCATGacgtggatttacaacacgtctagcATCTAGTAATGTATGCAGATTTGGAGGATCTATTGATATAGTGcctaaatttcttaaaacacgttgctcctcattgcaagacaaaacaaatacatgatagtgctcatcatactcaactgtctgtagttaatgtttgtatgagaaaaattgTGTCAGAGTTAATAATCGTGTTATCATtgtcaactgcacttttcacatagactatagattctgcgtgaatatcacggtcatgagtGCAAcactgaattgcttctggggcatgttgaagtagtatctccttggaaccatgagtagatgtggcatttctgatgaaggacTGGGACCACAcgtacatttgataaaattgatgtgttcttgctaatgaaagggttatgttcttaaaatgtagagtttttctagcaacatcttcccttcgaaacgcatacaccatacagctaggattggaccaaacatcctgatgagtcgcggataatgaataatgtaatgcattttacaggggttagatatttgtgggtacaacactgcaaagccttgaagaaacgaataaatgcaacgttct
This portion of the Ornithodoros turicata isolate Travis chromosome 3, ASM3712646v1, whole genome shotgun sequence genome encodes:
- the LOC135389013 gene encoding cuticle protein 64-like — translated: MNALTLVTLLATAYSAYAGAVYGGLGYGYGGLGYGVAHGVGLGYGVAHGLGYGYGAGYGYGLGYGHGAVVAAAPAVAKVAAVPVARSYTYRQDTFGAPVVAHRAVAVAAPAVAKVAAPAYGLGYAGYGYGAGLGYAAGLGYAGYGHGLYGGYGLGYGHGLYGHGLGYGAAKVYG